In the Gossypium arboreum isolate Shixiya-1 chromosome 10, ASM2569848v2, whole genome shotgun sequence genome, one interval contains:
- the LOC108487282 gene encoding mitochondrial import inner membrane translocase subunit PAM16 like 2-like isoform X1 codes for MAAKILANLIVMGSGILARAVVQAYRQALSNAAKSGVTHETLQNAVRRGGKVMTEQEARLILGVSEETAWEEILKKYEILFEKNAKNGSFYLQSKVHRAKECLESVYQGKAEGSPPS; via the exons GCTGCGAAGATTCTTGCCAACTTAATTGTAATGGGCTCAGGTATATTGGCTCGGGCCGTTGTTCAGGCATACCGTCAAGCACTTTCAA ATGCCGCCAAATCTGGTGTTACCCATGAGACACTACAAAACGCAGTCCGTAGAGGTGGCAAAGTCATGACCGAGCAAGAGGCCAGGCTGATTCTTGGTGTAAGCGAGGAGACTGCTTGGGAGGAGATATTAAAG AAGTATGAAATTTTATTTGAGAAGAATGCCAAGAATGGGAGCTTCTACCTTCAGTCAAAGGTTCATAGGGCTAAGGAGTGCTTAGAATCTGTCTATCAAGGCAAAGCAGAGGGCAGTCCTCCGAGTTGA
- the LOC108487282 gene encoding mitochondrial import inner membrane translocase subunit PAM16 like 2-like isoform X2 yields the protein MGSGILARAVVQAYRQALSNAAKSGVTHETLQNAVRRGGKVMTEQEARLILGVSEETAWEEILKKYEILFEKNAKNGSFYLQSKVHRAKECLESVYQGKAEGSPPS from the exons ATGGGCTCAGGTATATTGGCTCGGGCCGTTGTTCAGGCATACCGTCAAGCACTTTCAA ATGCCGCCAAATCTGGTGTTACCCATGAGACACTACAAAACGCAGTCCGTAGAGGTGGCAAAGTCATGACCGAGCAAGAGGCCAGGCTGATTCTTGGTGTAAGCGAGGAGACTGCTTGGGAGGAGATATTAAAG AAGTATGAAATTTTATTTGAGAAGAATGCCAAGAATGGGAGCTTCTACCTTCAGTCAAAGGTTCATAGGGCTAAGGAGTGCTTAGAATCTGTCTATCAAGGCAAAGCAGAGGGCAGTCCTCCGAGTTGA